The genomic region TCTAGAAAACACCTTGGCATGTCTTGCTAGTCAAATGGCACTCTCTAACTAGAGGCTGAGTTTTTATTTGTTGAAATAATagttcaatgggtcaaatggcacTTCATTTTTcccgatttttttttccccctagaAAAAGCCTGTTAATCCTGTTAGAATTTTCCCATTGCTAAAAGCTGATCTTAAAATTCTGCACTAACAGTAACTTCAGCAGTGTCAGCTTGTTGCAAAGGAAGTTTGTTTGATTGAATGGTTATAACATAATGCATTTAAAGAGATCAAAGTGAAGTTCCAACACAGCAATGTAATTTTAGCATAAGGCAAATCACTGCATTTATTTAGTCACATGCTGGCCAGAATGTCTATAGTTAGTTATGATGGTGCCTTTACACACATATATTTAGGCACTATGAGATATGAATAACTATGGAATTACACATTTTATGTGGTTGACCAATTCTTTTTCTGTTTGAAATTATAATAAACCAAAGGTTTGGACTCCTGATTTTACTTTTCTATGGAAAAACCTGTGATTTGTCTATCAGTACAGCAACCCCTTCTCATTGGATATAGTAAATGTAAAATGTTGATCTCATCCAACATGTTTCATGACAAATATCCTTATCTGACAACCTGGATGATTTCACTAGATCCTACTTTCAATACATTAATTTTCATTTATTCTGtggtttgcatgattttaattaaTTCAATCTCAAATTTCCTATATTTAGTTACAAGTTTCTTGAAACACAAACCATTTTGTATAGCAAAGGGAGATTGTCTATCCATTGATAATTAGCAAATATATTCTCTTAACCTCTCacggttccacatggtaggcttattcagaaagtcagaaggcatgggatctagggaagtttggccaggtggattcagaattggcttgcctgcagaaggcagagggtcgtggtggagggagtacattcagattggaggattgtaactagtggtgtcccacaaggatctgttttgggacctctacttttcgtgatttttactaacgacctggatgtgggggtggaagggtgggttggcaagtttgcagatgacacaaaggttggtggtgttgtagatagtgtagaggattgtcgaagattgcagagaagcattgataggatgcagaagtgggctgagaagtggcagatggagttcaaccccgagaagtgtgaggtggtacactttggaaggacaaactccaaggcagagtacaaagtaaatggcaggatacttggtagtgtggagaagcagagggatctgagggtacatgtccacagatccctgaaagttacctcacaggtagatagggtagttaagaaagcttatggggtgttagctttcataagtcgagggacagagtttaagagtcgcgatgtaatgatgcagctctataaaacttcggttaggccacacttggagtactgtgtccagttctggtcgcctcactataggaaggatgtggaagcattggaaagggtacagaggagatttaccaggatgctgcctggtttagagagtatggattatgatcagagattaagggagctagggctttactctttggagaggaggaggatgagaggagacatgatagaggtgtacaagataataagaggaatagatagagtggatagccagcgcacCACTGGACACTGGACAagtggacatggctttaaggtaagaggtgggaagttcaagggggatattagaggaaggttttttactcagaatggttggtgcgtggaatgcactgcctgagtcagtggtggaggcagatacactcatgaagtttaagagactactagacaggtatatggaggaatttaaggtggggacttatatgggaggcagggtttgagggtcggcacaacattgtgggccgaagggcctgtaatgtgctgtactattctatgttctatgtgaatTAGTAGATTTATTAAGAGATTCAACAAACCTTTCTACATAATGTCCAATCTTATTTTACTTCCTTGAGGGTTCATTAGCCTTCAATCAGTAACACATATGATGTTATTTCAAAATGTAGTGTCCCAAAAGGAAATTGTCTGTCAAATTCACCAAAATATTAAAACAAAGCTTTAATAGTCTTTATTTATTCATGTTTATTGTATTTTATGGTTAAAAATAATCCATTAAGTTACTCTTGGGTATGGTGAGTAGTTTTATGGAGTCACTGAAATAGAAACACCATGACATATTGTAGAACTTGCTTGCAAAATGTGTTCTTCGGTATTAAAGCATGTTTAAGTATTGAATAAAATACAAATGTACAGAAAACCCTATAATTATCACCAAAATCAGTCAAATATACCTCATTAACTGTTAATTACAAGGAAATGTTCATCAGGAATGAACCATAACTCTGTGATGCCCACATATCTGACAATTTCTTACCACAAtacaagattatctaccttatttcatatgctgtgtgtattcaaatataacatgttcagtcctgtattcaccacctTTCTTTTCAATTACTCTCCTTCTCCCTTTCTAAAGTTTTTACCTTAttctttattctggagacttTAGAAAACTATCCTGCACTCTCTTTCCCTTTTACTTTATTCATACTTTCCTAAGCTGTTGAAACACTGCTAAGTTTAAAACCCTATCCACATTCCTAGTTTTGCAGTTCTCCAGGACACTGGTCCCAGATGGTTCAGGTGGAGCACATCTTATCGGAATAATTCCCTTCTTCTCCAATATTGGTGCCAATGTCCCACATAATCAAACCCACTTCTTCCACACTAATCTTTGTGCTATGTATTTAACTCTCTGATCTTATTAACCCTGTGCCAATCTGCATGTGGCTCAGGTAACAATCCAGAGAATGATTGCCTTTTTGATTCTGTGTTTTAATTTAGActctagctgctcaaattccctcagcagaaccaccttcccctatcccagGGGAACTTACAAGGACTGGTGGGACTAAATATGGAGAAAGGATGAGCAAGTTGGAATTTTATTCATTgaagtgaaggagaatgaaaggtgATATTATAGTGATATTTCAAATCCTGAGGGGCCTTGGTGAATGAGcagttttttcccccagggttgaGGAATCAAGAACTAAAGGACATAGGTTTAGCATGAGGGGAGAGATTTTAAAAAGTATGTGAggagcaactttttcacccaaagGGTAGttgatatatggaatgagctgtcagaggataTGGTTGAAGCAGATACATTAACAAGATTAAGAAAAAATGAGCAGATAAACAGAAGAGACTTATAAGGATTTGggtcaaacatgggcaaatgggactagtttagatgggaattttggtcagcatggacaaattatgcaaaaggcttgtttccatgctagcTAGCTCTATAAATCACAAAGAAAATTGaaagtactttgataatttcAAAAATATTATGTATGCTATTCAATCATATTTTATCTATTGCAATGCTTCTTGCTGCTCCATATAGTATATAAGGAAATTATTGATAGGAATATGCATGACTACATTTTCAATAATTTTTGGTCATTTTACTTATTAATATAAAATGGAATTTTTAGAAAATATATTGTGCTGCTTGCATTAATCTGTGATATCACACTTGGGCCATTTCTGTCTTTCAAAGGATAAGCAGCAATGTTTACATATTGGTCAAAAAAAAGAGAAGACATTTCCATTGGTGTTCTGATTTTGCTGTACAGGTTCCCCCGCcacccgaaggtagagcgttcctatgaaacggttcgtaagccggaatgtcgtaaagcgaagaagcaattacaggtgtccctcgcttttcgaacgttcgttttacgaaacctcactgttacgaaacacctacattagtaccctgttttcgctttcagaaggtgttttcactgttatgaaaaaaaatcagtgcgcgataaaaaatcAACACGCGAAAAAaccagcgcgcgataaaaggcagagcgcgccccgagcagccactctcccccagattgggaactgctttgctttaacacgtgcctgtgagcagccatttgcaagatgagttctatggtatcggaaaagcctggaagggctcgtaaaggtgttacacttacggtaaaactagacataattaagcattttgatcgtggggaatgaagtaaggacaacgtgagtttggcttgtggaagctgacgaacatgatgttgaagatgttttggcatcccatcaccaagaactgacagatgaagagctgatgcaattggaagaaaaaaggataacaatcgaaaccgaatgagtaatgataaaagtacgactttaattttgaaagggtacgtcggtttaggggatatttacaggatggtttgagtccttattaaagaactgtgtgatagaaaaacgcatgaggctcagcagtcaagcaagctttccacattagccacagcagaggacgaacctcgaccttcgacatcgaggcgggcagagatagaagaagatgagctgcctgctctaagggaaacaggcgacgagatgacaccccagtgtcccgccaccccaacccccagggcacggacagataccgattcgcagagaaggcaaaggtagccaggaggcacacagcgcatctttaagaaaaaagccaaaataaacatgctaattaattaggtgccgccgacacataattgacggcccagatcagagacgatacaatcagaaatcggcactgatctgggccgacaattacgggcggcacctaattaattagcatgtttgtttcggcttttttcttaaagatgtgctgggtgcctcccggctaccacttcattctccgcgaatcggtatctgtccgcagcctgggggtcagggtggtgggacactggggtgtaatctcatcgtcgtctgtttcctttagggcaggcagctcatcttctatgactgcccgcctcgatgtcagagatcgaggttcgtcgtctgctgtggctgatgtggaaggcttgcttgactgctgagcctcgcacatttttctatcatacagttctttgtaaggactcaaacagTCTTGCAAAAATGTCCTATcctgacataccctttcaaaattaaagtcatactttatcattactcattcggtttctattgttatcctttcctcttccaattgcatcagctcttcatctatcagttcttggttttgagatgccaaaacctcttcaacatcatcttcgtcaacttccacaagccaaactcactttgtccttacttcattcaccccgatcgaaacgcttaattatgtctagttttacgccaagtgtaacatccttacgagctctttcaggcttttccgataccatagaactcatcttgcaaacggctgctcacaggcacgtgtttaagcaatgctggcgagaatgctattctgaatccgggggagagtggctgcttggggcgcgcgctgcctcttttcacgcgctgcttttttcgtaacagtgaaaacaccttctgttagcgaaaacaggtaactaatgtaggtctttcgtaacagtgaggttttgtaaagcaactgtttgaaaagcaggggacacctgtaactTATTTGGCACACTACTATCTACAACTTCAAATTTGTACACCTCGCATTCATCTGGTTGAGAATTTCTTAACCACCCCACTCCATACATCCCTGGCCATTACTCCCAGCACAGTAGTGCAGGTAACAGCATTTCCTCAGCCAACGTGAATTATTCAtgtataattaaataagtagtgcaacaagagagcaaaaataaaagacaaaaaacaCTCAGTTCATggtttcattcagaaatctgatggcagaggggaaaaagctgttcctaaaacatttgcATGTGTGCCTTCACacctctgtacctcttccttgatggtagcaataagaaaagggcatgtcctgggtgataggggtccttaatgaccgAAAATTactttttgaggtatcaccttttgaagatgtttatAAACTCgtacaaatattactgaaatataagTTGTATTAAAAATGGGATGTTATCTTTTGTGATCGTTAAGACTCTAATTGTCTAGAATGAAATCACTGAAAGTACACAAGTTTGCCTACTTTGCAAGTGTGTATAGTATCAATATTGAGTTAGAGAAAGCAGAATTGCAGGAAAGGGGATGAATTTTCACTTTCAGCATAATTGGATTTTTCCCAATGAGGTAAGGCAACAAGCTGAGGTTTTACCAATATATTTTTAAACATTGTAGTGTTAATTGCAGGAAAAATGTATTAACTGAGAAACAGTTAGTTTCACACCTCATCACAGCAGCCCATTTTGCACTTATAGACACAGTAGTATAGGACAGCACTCTGTTAACTGAGAAATTGAAAAGTGTACTTGTGGCCACTTGTTTCAGTTTGAGCCAACAATAAAAATGGCAGTGATAagttgagtttttttttaccctgaTGTCAATAAAACTGCTGCTAGCTCAGACTATGCTGCAGCATAGGTTTTGatatacaataataaaaaaagagaTGAGTTGTCCATTTCACCTAATTTTCTCTGGGCCAGATTATTAATAGTTTCACTAAAAACAACAGATGCGTCTTTTCAGTAGTTCTGCAAAGTAAGCAAGATCAAACTAGTATATTACTTAATCAGCATGACTAACAATCAGGAACATACAATTGCCAAAATAGCTCTTACTGTGGTGCTGGAATTATAAAAGTTTGTGTATTGTTGCTGCTTGTTCTAAAAGCACTAATTTGGAAAACATTGTCTTTGCCTCTTACCCTGAATGTTAGACCCAAACCCTTCTGAACAGTCAACTTATTTAGTGAGGGTATATTCAAGGTAAAGCCTTGCAGCTCAGGATATGATAATCTTCTGAAAATGTACATTTTTTCCCCACCAGAACGGAAATAAAAGTATCAGGTTTCACAGGTTTCAAGCAAATAAATCATAGGGAAAGAAAACTGATTAGACAAGCGTGCATACTTCGCAAGTAAAACTATCTTCATTTGCCCTGGAGTTGAAAAATCATTGACTTCACAAATAAAATGATATGACCAGAATTGAAATTACAAAAGGACACGATCAGCCACAGAGATCTTTATTTTTAGACAATCTGTGATACAATCCAGTGGCTATGAAGTGATAAACATGCTCGATGGAAGGATAGCAGACAGGAAACAGGAACTCAAAAGAAAGGTGGATTCTCAGATTATCAAACATAAAAAAAACGTACTTTTTGTTTACCTAAGATTATCCTGTCCTTTGCAATTCCAGCTTTGACTTCTTCATCTACCAAACCACCCAGTACGTGGCACATTAAGTCAATGGATTCCAAATGTTCATGGCTGTTAATGCTGATTTTGTACCTGTCAAACCATACATTTGATGGAGATCCATTCATGGGCGTATATGGTCTGAAAAAGTGATTGAATATTTTCTTCCATCATTAGTCACATGCACAAAGCTATCTTAGATAAGTAAATCAACAAGTATCTTTTGAATATTGCATAGCTAAAGTAACAGTGGGATGCTTTAATTGTGTATACAGGGGGAATGAAATTACCACAAAAGCAGAGTGTCTTTGTTCATTATAACTTTTTTAAAATGAGTTTTTGAACAGAACTAAACCATTTTGAGGGAAACTAAATATTTTTGTATGAAGGAAGAAAAATTACCATACCACAAAATATTCGGGGCAGAGGGGTGGGAAACTAAAttgaaaagagagcaaaataaacaTAATCAGATAAAAAGGGAGGGAATAAGAATCTGCAAAGGTCAGTACAGAGATAGAACAAAAATTATATCCTGTAATTTAATGTGAAATACATAGGATATCCACCAGAATCTTTGTACAGCTGTATAGTTAATGTCTTTTCTAACGATTCCCATTAAAAAAATTGTAATTGTTAAATACAAGATTATTTGGTCATCATGGTGCAAAAATTGCAATTTTGAACACAGGAGCTGCACTTATAAACAAAATGTATACAATTCACTTTTAATTCTGGGGAACTTTTGGATAGTTAATTGCATTACTTTTAGATAGTTAAATAATACCTCATTGGTGCTGTTGGATAGATAACACGTACATGTGGAAAAATCAACTCGTGTTTCAATACATCTTTGATCCATGCTCTTACACCTGGCCCTGTATCACCTAAAAGTGAGAAAAGTTAACCACAGCATAGGAAGTTTTGCATTTTGAGGCAATGCCTAACAAAGAGGAAGGAGAAAAGTCACAAAAAATGACACATCAATGTCATCAGAACTGTTCAATGAAAGCTTAAACACATTACAATATAACTACACTTGCTTCCTAAACAATTGGTGGAGGCGCTGATAGGTAACATGCTGGTAAATGCTGTGTTGCAATGTAGCATTTGAAAAGAAAATGATAgctattcttccttgcaaattaatttttattttggTTTATCTGGGCAACATCATTGGAACTGCCATGCTCACATAAATGAGAATACAGTTGAGGAAGTAGGTCCCTAAAGAAGGTTGCTACATGGACAGAAGTGAATGAACACATTTATTGGGAAAATGCATCAGGATCTGAGTAACTAAGTAACACAAATAAACTTTAGTATGAGTTACTTGGAATAAAACTGTCATAATAGAGAATATTGGAAAACTGTAATTACTTTTATTAGAATATGTTGTGAAAGAAATCTGTTTGATGTTACATAAAATTGTGTGGTTTTCATAATAGGAAAAGGCATCTTTCATCACCAAAAAGAATAAAGACAATTTTCTTTTGTGTAGTGGCTAGTTCTGATATGGAATGCTCCACAGGAAACAGCACGTGGGACACAATCACCATTAACATGATAAGCAAATAGTTACTTGAAATTTTAAAAGACGGTGGAGAAAGGGCGGGAATAAGTCTAACCTCTTGAAATtgcagggaaaaaataaaatggtGCCAAATTTAGCCCGGATCTGAACTGGGAAGGAACAAAAGGCTACTTAAATCTTTTGTGTCCTTCAATTTGTCCTTTATACCTTTTTTGCAACAGGTGCACATTTGGAGACGCCACAGATTTTTATGGCTTCTGCTTTGCTGTTGCTCTGTTCCAACCGCCCCAAGTATTTTAGAATTCAAGGAACCTTTTTGCCAAACATACTGAGTTACAGTGGATGTGAATTCTTACCTTTACAGATGATGTACTATACCAGGGAGAACTGGATGGGAGTCGGGTAAAATTagatgagaggagatgtgaggacAAAAGGAAATTGGCAAAGGGCGAAAGTGACAGGAGAGGTGAGTAGGTGGCAGAGGAAAGGCTAACTATCTGCATACCTAACCGAAGAATAAATTGCTGCAGTCTAACCTGAGCCGTGAAGGAAAATGACAGATGCGGTATGTTTCTTAGTTTGAGCAACAACGCTCCTCTGCAACTGCATCGCCATGTCGAGAAACCGAACGCTTCCTGGAGATCAGCGACGTGAGCGTCTGACGTGGCGGCAGCGCATGCGCAGATCGCTACTACTCGGTGAGGCGGTGCCGTGTTTAGTCTGGGTGCGCAATATTTGTAAGGATTTTTGTGGAATTACATTTGCCCATAAAATTATATTCTCAATAACTAAAATCGTGTTAAATCAAACTTTGGCAGACTTTCTACTCAGGTGGGTAGATTACCGTACGCAGTTAGAGGAAAGAGGTCACATTGAAGAAATCGTGGTATGAATGCACAGAGGCACTAAAGGAAGGAGAGTATGGATTGTTTGGAGGGGTTCAGTTTAGAAAACCCGGATATGCTTCCAAGCAGAGCTTTCTAATAAATTCCAGGCATCTTTTAAACGATTGTCCCAGAATCTTTGCCAACATTCAAACTTCTCCAGCCGTGAGTTAGTAATCATTTGTGGAGCCTTGCTATATATACATAATTTGTCTGCATTTTTTTTGCATTATAACAATGATTATGTGTCAACTTACATGGGAATTGAGGTAGATTTTACTTAAATCGTTTTCTTAAACTAATTGCGAGAAGATAATAGTTCATATCTGTCAACAAAACAAAGTAGTTTTGTTGTTACACGTTAGTGAGCAACATAcgtgaaatactggaggaatttagcacgCCAGACAACTTCTCGAGagtgaaatgaacagtcaacgttttgggaggAGACCCTTATCAGAACTGGGTAATCGGTGCTGATGAAGGGCGTCGGGCTGAACACCGACAAAGGAAGCACAAATATCAGCAATCTGGGGGGCACGGTATTTTTAAATAAATTGCTGAAGCAAGTAATTAATTATTACATCAATAAGCACAAGTAGATTAGAGAGCTGAATGTTCGCAGATAAAATTATGTTTAACAGAATCCGAGTTTCAGCAAATTCATGGATTGATAAGCATATAAATGGTGAATAAAGCAACGACTTAATGTTGCCATTTCTGTTATGATTCCTCATCCTTTCCACAGAAACGATACATCCACCTGCGgcataaatataaaaaaaaatatgaATTGAGAGTATTGGAAAGCGTTCGGTTACTGATACATGCACTAGATTTATAAAAAAAATAGCAACTTTCATCTGTTtattgataattgcattctgCGTTTCTTGTCCAACAGTAAATCACCCAAGGCAGATATAAAAGTTAGAACCTCGCAGTGATAGTTCCTTAGACTAATGACTACAgtaaaagtttaaagttcaaaag from Mobula birostris isolate sMobBir1 chromosome 8, sMobBir1.hap1, whole genome shotgun sequence harbors:
- the lyplal1 gene encoding lysophospholipase-like protein 1, which translates into the protein MAMQLQRSVVAQTKKHTASVIFLHGSGDTGPGVRAWIKDVLKHELIFPHVRVIYPTAPMRPYTPMNGSPSNVWFDRYKISINSHEHLESIDLMCHVLGGLVDEEVKAGIAKDRIILGGFSMGGAMAMHLAYRFHQQAAGVFVLSSFLNKNSAVYQAIQKTKISMPELFQCHGNNDQLVLYEWGKESCSNLQSLGVKTTFNTLPNLHHELCKPELEQLKSWILHKLPNDEQ